The Stigmatella ashevillena genomic sequence CACATCTCACCGGTCTGCGGCTGCCAGCCGAAGCCGATGGTGTTGCGCAGTCCCCGGGCGAAAATCTCTCGGCCCGAGCCATCCAGGTTCACCCGCAGCATCGTGGCGTGCTCCTGGTTCGTCTCGGCGCACGCGTTGCAACTGCTTCCCACCGAGAGGTAGAGCTTGCGGTCCGGCCCCACCGCCAGCGTGCGGTTGGGGTGCTGGCCTCCATCCGGCAGCCGGTCGACGAAGAGCTGGTGGGGGCCCCAGGTGCCGTCGGCCAGGAGCTCGGCGGAGAATACCTGGGTGGGGGTGGCCACGTAGGCCTTGCCCTCGTGCAGGGTGAGGCCATGCACGTTCTCCAGGCCGGAGAGCACCACACGCGGTGCCTCGGCGCGCCCATCGCCATCGGTGTCCCGCAGCAGGACGACATCCCCCTTCTTGGGCCGCGTGACATAGACGGAGCCATCCGGAGCAACGGCCATCATGCGCGGATCGCCCAGGTCCTGGGCGAAGACGGACACCTGGAAGCCGTGCGCCACCGTCAACCGTTGAATCAGCTCGGGGGTGAAGGCGAGCAGCTCCGGCCTCAGGGTATTGCTGATGGCGGTGTCCTCCTGGGGATTGCCCTGCGCGGGCACCTCCGTCTTCGGAGGAAGGATCTGACCGGAGTCGGAATCCG encodes the following:
- a CDS encoding PQQ-dependent sugar dehydrogenase yields the protein MRAVSFRSGRALLAAASLAACTSDSDSGQILPPKTEVPAQGNPQEDTAISNTLRPELLAFTPELIQRLTVAHGFQVSVFAQDLGDPRMMAVAPDGSVYVTRPKKGDVVLLRDTDGDGRAEAPRVVLSGLENVHGLTLHEGKAYVATPTQVFSAELLADGTWGPHQLFVDRLPDGGQHPNRTLAVGPDRKLYLSVGSSCNACAETNQEHATMLRVNLDGSGREIFARGLRNTIGFGWQPQTGEMWGFDHGSDHRGDDIPPEELNKLLPGKDYGWPYAYGTRQEDPVIDKPKNMTKQQYAAMSEPSVLDYQAHSAPIGMVFYTGTQFPAGYQGDAFVAMRGSWNRRPATGYKLVRVDFEGGQPVGFSDIVSGFLLDGGRAHFGRVAGVTQAADGSLLLGDDTGGVIYRVAYRP